The Macrobrachium nipponense isolate FS-2020 chromosome 19, ASM1510439v2, whole genome shotgun sequence genome contains a region encoding:
- the LOC135211300 gene encoding cingulin-like protein 1: MWFLFAIPVVLFTEVFILRGFGISMVRFFVDFPALDNPGCLEEAGNLENQVVHSEIDELDISDNEEDDASDNEEDSQSDCEDDDSSDSEEESPQLDTSRKFEEVIMKTENAFLRFEKERLEKDQLINELARKVKALTQGRMKMEEHIRDLELLNKEKDTQIYSMSEEMQILKSKIIEKAKVTEVQMKEREEKDQKLIILENTVVVLEMEKETLHRDLQQREDSRIETQVRITELNENLQSLRKENRRKEKTIESLKKEREQKTSKISDLEDELQILVAEKQMAQENVKRLHKCKAELVEKKEELEKLKEENLQKDRELLRLENECTLKQMEVIRLQKASQTVVAENPTANGKLNEIRRRKVQLEFELAEAKEELETREFEKMEAILELESLQEETLTKDTKIRGLETKVKMLTGEEESQGMKAPISERKAEEEKASDKARCLRKPQINCEALSRQIDSLDEKLRQIKGSAAILRKLEQEAKMFRELYKGNAVT; encoded by the coding sequence ATGTGGTTTTTGTTTGCCATACCTGTTGTGCTATTCACTGAAGTATTTATACTTCGTGGATTTGGCATTAGTATGGTTCGGTTCTTTGTTGATTTCCCGGCCTTGGACAACCCTGGCTGTCTTGAGGAGGCTGGAAATCTAGAGAACCAAGTTGTTCATTCTGAGATTGACGAACTCGATATTTCGGATAACGAAGAAGACGACGCTTCGGATAATGAAGAAGACAGTCAGTCAGACTGCGAAGATGATGACAGTTCGGATAGTGAAGAAGAATCGCCGCAATTGGATACTAGTCGAAAGTTCGAGGAAGTAATCATGAAGACTGAAAATGCCTTTTTAAGGTTTGAAAAAGAAAGGTTAGAGAAAGACCAGCTGATAAATGAATTAGCACGGAAGGTAAAGGCCCTGACTCAAGGAAGAATGAAGATGGAAGAACACATAAGAGACCTCGAACTGTTGAACAAAGAAAAGGACACACAAATCTATTCAATGTCCGAAGAAATGCAAATattgaaaagcaaaattataGAAAAGGCGAAGGTAACCGAAgtgcaaatgaaagagagagaagagaaggatcaGAAactgattattttggaaaacactgTCGTAGTTCTCGAGATGGAGAAGGAGACGTTGCATCGAGATCTACAGCAAAGAGAAGATAGCAGGATAGAAACGCAAGTCAGGATAACCGAGCTAAATGAGAACTTGCAAAGCCTTCGCAAAGAgaacagaaggaaagagaagaccaTTGAAAGTCTGAAGAAGGAAAGGGAGCAGAAGACCTCCAAGATCAGCGACTTAGAGGACGAGTTACAAATCCTTGTCGCTGAGAAACAGATGGCCCAAGAAAATGTGAAACGGCTCCACAAATGTAAAGCCGAATTAGTTGAGAAAAAGGAGGAACTGGAAAAGCTGAAAGAGGAGAACTTGCAGAAAGATAGAGAGCTCCTCCGACTGGAAAATGAGTGCACCCTCAAGCAAATGGAAGTCATCCGTTTGCAGAAAGCATCTCAAACTGTTGTAGCAGAAAACCCGACAGCAAATGGAAAGctgaatgaaataagaagaaggaaagTTCAACTTGAATTTGAATTGGCTGAAGCGAAGGAGGAATTAGAGACGAGGGAGTTTGAAAAGATGGAGGCAATCTTGGAACTCGAAAGCCTCCAGGAGGAGACCTTGACCAAGGACACGAAGATCAGAGGCTTGGAAACTAAAGTCAAAATGCTTACAGGAGAAGAGGAGAGTCAAGGAATGAAGGCTCCTATATCTGAGAGGAAAGCTGAAGAGGAAAAGGCTTCGGATAAAGCTCGATGTCTGAGGAAGCCCCAGATCAACTGCGAAGCTCTCTCCCGACAAATTGACAGCCTCGATGAAAAACTTCGCCAAATCAAGGGTTCTGCAGCCATCCTCCGAAAACTGGAGCAAGAAGCGAAGATGTTTCGAGAGCTCTACAAGGGAAACGCCGTCACATAA